In Melospiza melodia melodia isolate bMelMel2 unplaced genomic scaffold, bMelMel2.pri scaffold_18, whole genome shotgun sequence, the following are encoded in one genomic region:
- the LOC134433329 gene encoding olfactory receptor 14J1-like, producing the protein LHYGTLLGSRACAHMAAAAWASAFLNALVHTANTFSLPLCRGNALSQFFCEIPQILKLSCSKSYLRDFGLLGVSACLSFGCFVFIVFSYMQIFRAVLRIPSEQGRHKAFSTCLPHLAVVSLFYSTGTFAYLKPPSISSPSLDLALSVLYSVVPSLCLKRTSGLGWPPTLDLQDSWQSGPEKIGLGPVTQRSAGLARNIWWWE; encoded by the exons ctgcactacgggaccctcctgggcagcagagcttgtgcccacatggcagcagctgcctgggccagtgcctttctcaatgctctggtgcacacagccaatacattttccctgcccctgtgccgtggcaatgccctgagccagttcttctgtgaaatcccacagatcctcaaactctcctgctccaaatcctaccttagggaTTTTGGGCTGCTTggtgttagtgcctgtttatcattcGGTTGTTTtgtcttcattgttttctcctatatgcagatcttcagggctgtgctgaggatcccctctgagcagggacggcacaaagctttttccacctgcctccctcacctggccgtggtctctcttttctatagcactggcacatttgcctacctgaagcccccctccatttcctccccatccctggatctggccctgtcagttctgtactcagtggtgccttca CTGTGCCTGAAGAGGACATCAGGACTGGGATGGCCGCCCAcactggacctccaggacagctggcaaTCAGGACCAGAGAAGATCGGCTTGGGACCAGTGACGCAGAGGAGCGCTGGACTGGCAAGAAATATCTGGTGGTGGGAGTAG